The region GCAATAGGCACTGAGGACACCCAAAATgaatgaaagcaaaaatcaaGAAGTTGCTGAGTCttagcactaaagtagacttataagacactcaccaaggctcagggaaccttgtggaagaagagacaaaaagaTTGCAGGAGCCAAGGGTGGTAAgaagtatccagaggcattgcacaccaccacaatgactgactacttctgtcacaactcataacccataacctcaTGGTCAATCCCAGAAActcactgaggagggacctcagtggaatgaggggaATGGAACCAACACAGGATTTACCCATAcaactatatttcttttttttttaatttttatttatttatttgagagtgacagacagagagagaaagaggcagagagagagagaggagagtgggcgcgccaggtcttctagccactgcaaacgaactccagacgcatgcacccccttgtgcatctggctaacgtgggtcctggggaatcgagccttgaaccggggtccttaggcttcacaggcaagcgctcaactgctaagccatctctccagccccaatatttctaattaataaaaataaattaattaaaagttaaaaaatagaatagGTCAGCCTGATGTGATGGTCCACTTCTTTGGTCCCTGTACTCAAAAAGGCAGAAGAATAAGGATTGCTGTgtttttgaggctagcctgagactaattccacatcagcctgggcaggagtgagaccctaccaggaaaaaataaaataagaaagagtcaaagaaaaaaaaaaatacttccccTCCCCATCCAGAATTTGGAAGTCTGAGGAGTTTCAGCAATTTGAAAGCAGCCTAAGATACCTGcctcaagaattaaaaaaaaaaaaaaaagtatatatggagaaagagatgtATAAATGTTTACATAAGAAGATTATGGGGTGGTGAGAGAGCACACAAAAAAAGGAACATGCAAGAAGAGAAGGTGTCTTTAGAAACTTCCTCATGAGGTCTAAAGTGATGACTCAGTGTTTATCGTgcctgcttgcaaaacttgacaaccctggttccattccccagtacccatgtaaagccaggggcacaaggcagcttatgtgtctggaatttgttcctTGCCATGGGTgcaggctctagcatgcccattgtctctctatctacctctctctcataaattaattaattaatttaaaaaatgaaagaatgaggaattgagagaacaagaggaagaaagaaaaaagaaaagaaacttcatgGTGAAATGCAGGAATTCATTCCAGCATGAATCCAGCAAGTACCTGAAGACATTACGTGTTTGAGGTCATGTCCCTGCTGATTCTGAGAACCACACCTGAACATCAGACACGGATTCCATCATCTGGTGAACTTTTATCAATATTCCTGCCCTTTGAAAATGTTGAGAAGCACCCACGTCGGGTTCTCAGATGTTTCCTCCCAAGTTCCCTCAGAATTTGGTGTGCTAGGAAGGGGAGGGGCAGGACAGGGACCACGTCCAGGCGTCTATATCCCTGAAGGTACTGCTCATCATCTCAGCCCTCCTTCGCCTCCCTGCACACAGGCACTGTAATTAAGACCAGAAAGTTTCTGTGCTAGAGAAATGACAGGGAACCAGGGAACACACAGAGATGACCTTGGGGACATGCATTGCAGTAGAAGCCCTTGCTCCCTAGACAAAGCCACAACTCATGACAGCGACATCTTGACAGCAGTGTGAGTTGGCCTTCAGCACTGGGACATTATCAGGATAAAGAGGGTCTGGCTGGGATCTATCAGATCAGCACCAGGAACACGCCCAGACTGCACAGGTGAGTGCTCCCAACACTGTGGATCAGCTGCCTTTGATCAGGGAAGGGAATCTCTGAGGAAAGGCTGGTCAGGAGAAGGTGGTGGGAGAGAAGGGTCTGGGCTCCCTTGTCCCTGTTGAAAAGGAAGGTGGAGGGATCATGGAGAAGAAGCCCCAACATTCCCCTACTGCCATCCGGAATGGGTTCAGGGTCATGAAGGAGCCCGTGTGCAGCAGTGCATGTGGTGTCCCGTGCCAGAGCTGCTCACTACACAGCCCATGCTGGGAGAGGAGGGACAGAATGGCATTTTACCTgcatatggaaagaaatacatGTTCTCTATAGTTTCTCCCCTCACAGCAGTGAAAGGCTTTATGTAAAGTGTGTCTTATATCCAGTGACCACAAGCTTTCTCATGATAAAGCTCTTTTCCCaactttattactattttttattttattctgaatgttttcttttcttatgcctAAAACACAATGCAATCTATAATTATACTGTGTTTGGGAAAGAAACTAATTTGAGAGGCCACAAAATACAAATGGTAGGTAGTAGagctcatttctctctcaaataaataaataaaatatttttaaatttatacatatgtatgtatgtgtatatatatatgtatgtatatatatgtatatatatatatacatacatatatatatgtatatatgtgtatatatatatatatatatttaaattccaGAGTTGACATATATTCATGGCTTACTCAGCCCAGCTGTGGCAATGATTAggaaagtaataataattttctcCTCAGAGGAAAGAGATAACATTAGAACAGTTATACAACCATAAGAAGATcaggaaagaaacactgcaaaggaaAATTATTGATCTCTTTTTTGGAGGGAGagatgtttgaggtagggtctcaccagctcaggctgacctgcaattcactatgtagtatcagggtggcctcgaattcatggtaatcctccttcttctgcctcccaagtgctgggattaaaggtgtgtgccaccaaaactggattatttatctatttttttcaaatatattttatttatttatttatttgatacaaagaaagaggcagagtgggcTCCCCAGggtcttcatccactgcaaacaaactccagatgcatgcgccaccttgtgtatctggcttacatgggtcctagagaattgaactgagatcctttggctttgctggaaaacgccttaactgctaagccatctctccacccccttatTTATCTCTTTTAGCAATAGTTGATATCATTCAGTGGATTTGTGGAAAGCTAGGCATTTCCCTCAGCATAAGTGTGGGACATATTAAACACCCTAATGATTGTGTCACCTAAAGTATATTAATTTCTCCAAGCTATATTAATAATCATAAGGAAAAACATCAACCCAAATACATGTTCATTCTGAATTGTCAGATCAAGTCTGTGATTAGGATTTTTTGAAAACCCAGATCCTCATttaataacttttcttttttttaatttttattagcatttttcatgattataaaaaaatatcccatggtaattccctccccccccccacactttcccctttgaaattctattctccatcatattacctccctaatAACTTTTCATAAACAAATTTTAACCATGTAAAAGAAAGGGCTATGCCAGATAGCTTAGACACTAAATAGTTAAGCAGTGTTCCTCAGGTGTTCTCACTATACTGTGCAGTAAGGAAGCAGATGGAGCTGGTGAAGGAAGCAGATGGCAACCCTGGTGAGTTCAGGGCAGTGTATTTCACAAACTGAGCTGATTTATAAACAATGAACAATGAACAGCAGGTAGCTATTGAGGGTGTTGGTTTAGCAAAGACTAGCTTGAGAATGTTAAGTATGTTCTTGAGCCAAgttaaatatattcatttgatatagtataaaataataaaacataagttTGATGTAGGCAGGATGCCAAATTGTGGATAACAGACAGAATCTGCACAGACATGTAAAATAATGTATGTTTGTAATAGGTGAAACCCATGGACCTTACCTGTACTTCAacagttcatttgtggtagccaggtgtgcacgccttttatccagaactcaggagacataggcagaaggattgctgtgagtttgaggcaactctgagactacatagtaaattccaggtcagtgtgggctagagtgagaccctacctcaaacaagaaaaggagagagagaaatttactTTTAACTCCAGcatataaagagaaaaatgatgacatctatAATGTAGTCACACAACACAGTAAGATTATCAGGAAAGCCTGATTCCTAGGCTGGTGCACTTCAGACTGAGAAAATATCTAGACTTTACAGTCCTTAAAAGACGAAACACATGATCAGGAAGATGTCTTAGGTGGAGTGCCTAAGAGCAGACCCTGAGGTGGGAGCTGCTCTCCTGGTACCCTGGTGGTAAAGAAACTAAGAATAAGAACATGCTAAGTTGGAGGAAAGACAGAACTGAGCCTCAGTGATTCCGCCCAGCCAGAAGAGTGGAGCACAAATTTCCCAACAGAGTTAGTGTCACATTGAGGACAGGAGGAAGGGCCTCTTTTATTCTCCTGTGTCACTAACTTCTATGTCACTGATGGCCCGAGAACCTGGGGAGAAGCATATGCCACACAGTGTCCCCTAAGACTACTCCATTTGGCCAATCACAGTCTTGTGAGTGATGCCTgcatgggggcggggggtgggcaATGGAATCAAGTAGGACGATGGTCCAGTGCACATGGCATCATGAATTCGATGAGAAGAGTAAAAAGGAAGGAGGCAGCTCAACTGACACTCAGGATCAGTAAGTGATGCCTCGTACTTAAGACTTTCTCTGGGAAGCTAATAGGCAAAGAAATTTCAGAAATGAGGGGCACCAAGAAGGTTCTTCTGGAAAGGCAGGTAGATGCGTGTGCTGATGAGGTGTGTCCAATATGTGTTTATCAAAAACCCCATGTCAGAGGGGACAGTGGGAGCAAGACAAATAGAGGAAAAGGAGAATGAACATGATCAGTAGCCTGCTAGGAAAAAGCCCTGTGCATTGAAATATTTCAGAAGCCATTCCTTGCAGGAGAATGAATGCAGGATTTTACTCATGTTTCCCAGATCATTTCTCATGGttctaagcagaaaatcagaagATGATATGGAACAACCTCATCCGGACAacaatctttccttcccttaaTGGACCTGGAATTATGGGGAATATCCTAATATTTGTGAGACATGCATATATTTTGGTCAAGGGAACTGAGAGAAAACCCATAGACCTCATCATCATTCACCTGGCATTTTCCAATCTTGCACTGATTTGTAACATAGAAATTGCAGATATGTCCACAGTATTTCACTGGAGGAACTTACTAGGTGAGGCTGGTTGTAAAATGGTGATTTTCCTGGGAAGGCTGGCTCGAGGACTCTCCATCTGCACCACCTCTCTCCTCAGCATGGTCCAGGCTGTCACCATCAACCCCAGGATGACCCTGTGGAGAAAACTCAAACCACAGACTGCAGGGCAGGTTCTTCCCTATCTCCTCCTCTTCTGGATCTTTAATTCTCTGATAAGCTCCAACTTGCTGCATTATATCACAGCAGTCAGTActgtgaacacatctggagttcacatgtaTGGTGGGTACTGCTATATGGCTCCATCCAGGCTAATAGTGAGGTGGTTTTACATCTGTCTCATGGCTCTTCGTGATGCCATTTTTCAAAGTCTCATGGGCTGGAGCAGTGCCTCCATGGCTCTCCATCTGTATAAACATCACAAGCGTGTCCTCTACCTTCATAGCTCCAAGTGTGTAAATAGTTCCAGTCCAGAAATCAGAGCCACACAGAGTACTCTCATTCTCATGGCCTCTTTCCTATTCTTTTATTGGGcagatttcattttctcattctaCATAGGTTCCATAGTTACATATGATTCCATACTCTTAATGATTAACCTTTTTTTACAAGTTGGTTATGCTGTTTTCAGCCCTTTTATTCTTATCTGCAGACATCTCCATGTTGCTAAGGACTAGTGTCCTGGCAAAATACTGAAGTCATATTTGATACCCACTTCTCTGTGTATTGGAGGTATAAACTTAagaatcacaaagaaaaaaacaatgaaaaagaaaaaaatgttttgctcTAACTTTTTTTAGTAATGTATTTTGTAATGTAACTGAGTCTGTCCTAACCTGTTAGTCCCCTTGCCTGTGTGCTTAAAGGCAAGCGTCTTCATACCAAGTATTCCCGTAGTTCTCACAAgtctaaaattaaaactaaaattaaaaataaaaacaaaattaaggacAAAAATAGTGGATTtccttttttgttagtttgttttttgttgttatcgttttgtttttttttgcaggggtgggggagggctgaTTTACAAATCTGACACTCAGCAAACTAGAGGAGTTCAGCACTTCCAGTAAGTTGGAAAGACAATGTCATACGACGTCCAGTCCAAAACGCATATGTTATGCTAAGCAATCTAAGACTACTTCAGGGTGTCCTAGAAGTTGGGAAGATGAGCACTGATTGCCCTCCATTTCCACATCCATATCATCTGGCTTTTAGTGTCTTGTTTGCAATGGAAACCATGTGGATGCAACTTtgctggccctggcacacccattcactctctatcaaataaataaataaaaataaaataaaagactcacAAAAAATGTAGTTATTTTATTTCCCAAAGCCAGAGTCTCATGGGCTGGAGCAGTGAGCCCATGGCTCTCCACTGTGTAACCAAAGCAGCAAGTAAGGAAGGAGAGGTCAGGGCCTTCCTTCACGCAGGGGCTCCAAGGGCATCCTGAACGTGGCCCTGAGGAGCTGACCCCGCAGGCAGGCGGCACAGCAGAGTCCATCCGCGCCCGGTGGGCGTCGCTGCATCCAGAAGCGCTGAGGACACTGGTGACCATCACCGCGGTCACACGCTTCGCACCACGGCGCGGACCTGGCCGTGCCGACGAAGAGCGCGGGGACGAGACTCCCTTCCAGGCTCCGCGAGCAGCGCGCGGGGAGGCTGAGCTCAGGGCCTCGGCTCACTGCCCAGCAGCCCCGCTCTCCACCGCCCGCAGCCCGCCTCGCACTTCCGGTCATCGCCCAAGAGGTCAGGAGAGGAACGTCCATTGCTGGAAGCGGACGCGCGTGGGGAAAACCCAAGGACCGTGGTGGAGACACGGGCGGCGCCGCCTTCCCCGCGCCTCGGCCGCGCAGCGTGCGGGACGGGCTGAGAGCGCGCGGGGTCCCGGAGCCTCTGGGCCTGAGCGCTGGGCGGGGATGTCCCAGTGGGTCTCAAATACCGAATATCcccaaaagaaattaaagaaggctTTAAAGAACAATACCTCTCTTTAAAAGTTAGCTGTTTAGTGTACTTAATGTaaaaggatgggggaagagggaaCCTCCGGAGAAGtgaagtgtggtgtgtgtgtgtgtttacactgCATATCAGGTGGGCTAAGGTGAAGGACTATGTAGAGCTAGCTGACCTTTGTATCCCAGTTAGTTTTTATTTTCGTTGATTCGCTTTGACACAGGACCTCACTCTATAGGTCAGACTGACACGGAGCTCATTGGTATCTTCCATTTTCAGCTTATTCGTTACTGGGATTGAGAGCTGGAGCCATAACACCCGGcattgtttgtgtgtttgcacATTAAAGCATTATACATGCTATACACTTaaacttgatttaatttaatgaactggaattcacactgtagtctcaggatggccttgaactcacggtgatcctccgacctctgcctgtgctgggattaaaggcgtgcgccaccacgcccggcaacttaCTTTTGAGATACACAGTTAAAGGATGTCTTCATACACGCAGAAACTAATGCAATGTTAATTATCTTGCCCGTCGCCCACGTGGTTATACTTTTGCAATCATGGAGAGAGTAAGGAAATCTCTTGGCAGATTTCCACATTTTTTCTAATGACacctgttttaatttgcatctccctaCAACcgtataaaatgttttcttttccttcacatCCTCATTAACACGCACACCACAAACACCCTAATACATATGACAGCGTACCCGGTTTGGGCTTTGATTTGCGGCGCCGGACGGCGGGGCCTTCTCTGAGCATCTGCCGCTCAGTGTGCCAGACGGGCTGAGAGCGCGCGGGGTCCCGGAGCCTCTGGGCGTGAGCGCTGGGCGGGGACGTCCTGAATTGGTTCTCTGGAATTCTGAATATCTCCTTGTAAAGTTAACTaggattttaaaaacatgtgcGCTAAGACTCGTGGTTCAGCGTTTTGATTCTGGAGGACGTAGAGGGGAGGTGCACGCAGACCCCAGGCATTTCCCAACGTCAGTGCAGCACTGGCTTGGCAAGCTGGCAATGGAAAAGGGCATGGTCCGCCTCAAAATCAGCATCTTTCCAGAAAgtgttcactctctgcttgctTTAGTACTTCCGCAGAGAGGGATCACCCGTCCTTCAGTCACAGCGTGTCATTTCAAAAGTATTTCTCAGCTCGGTCCATTTATGGTTATTCTGAGATTAAACGTGGAAATCTCTCATTTTGTGCTTAACCCTTATTAGcactttgaagagttttgagtctccccagtactcactggCGTCTGAATACAGAAATTTGAGAGCagaattaatatatgagcatcagcataaatatttagaaggcattttggtgggcataatatagtcatttagccaaacaagagaAGAAACTTCCCTCATAGGGAAGTATGACCTTCCCAGCCTACAAAATtaccaaaagaaaacacagagggAACTCTGCACTTTAgtgcatggctttttttttttttttctttgaggtggtATGTTGCTATAGCggaggctgacttgggattcactatgtagtctcagggtggccttgaactcatggccgtcctcctacctgtgcctcccaaatgatgggattaaagaaaggtgtgcatcaccatgcctgggttaGTCTGCCACTTTTGGTTATGATTTCAAAATCACGGTCAACAAACACAAAGGCAGACAAGCAGGATGACTCCACACCAAAGCTCTGCACAGCCAAGGGAGCAAAAAAGGAAAGAGACTGACAAacaccacccccctcccccccacatccCGGCCCAGACAGGATGGGAGAAAGGATCCCAAACTGCATCCTGAGGGCTGAATTTCCAGTAAGTCCAAAGTCTCTTTCATGTGCAGGGCAGCATTACTTCCAACTCCAAGATACAGGATCAAACTGAGCGTCCATCCACAGACCGATGGACAAAGAAAACCTTGCACTTGCACAGTGGACGCTGCTGAAGCGGTTGTAATAAGGAGTCCCTGTCACGTGCAACCCCAGAGATGAAGCTGGAGGACGTGGTGTGGTGGCTTAAACCAGGTTCAGGGTGACAAGTCCACATGACTTCACGGGCAGTGTTGAATCTGGCAAAGTGGAGCTCACGGTGGAGAGGAGAATGGTGGTGACCAAGCGCCGGAGTGGAGAGAGCTGGAAATTAATTACTGTGAATGAATTGATCGCAGTTTGTATATGGGTCAAACCATGTGGTTCCCTGTACCACTTGCCAAAACACTTACAAAATGGATATCTATACAAGACGCAAAAGCAGCCTCACAGGGTGTTTCCGTAGTGTAGTGGTCATCACGCTCGCCTAACACGCGAGAGGTCCCCGGTTCGAAACCGGGCGGAaacacgctttttttttttttttttttttttttttttttttgaggtagggtctcattctgcctcaggatgacctggaattcactatgtagtctcagggtggcctccaattcgtggtgatcctcctacctctgcctcccaagtgctgagattaaaggcgtgtgccatcacgcccaccTTACACGTTTACTTTTGCACCACGGAGGCTTCCTGACCTGCTGGGCTGGCACAGCTGCAAAACCAAAGTTAATTCTGCCGCCTCTAGGGGCCAACATCTATCCCGGACCTGGGTCGTGGGATTTGAAAGCAACAAGCTTTCCCAATGTTCACTTCTTTCTAGTTCTCTTTTCTTGT is a window of Jaculus jaculus isolate mJacJac1 chromosome 13, mJacJac1.mat.Y.cur, whole genome shotgun sequence DNA encoding:
- the LOC101616493 gene encoding putative vomeronasal receptor-like protein 4, which gives rise to MIWNNLIRTTIFPSLNGPGIMGNILIFVRHAYILVKGTERKPIDLIIIHLAFSNLALICNIEIADMSTVFHWRNLLGEAGCKMVIFLGRLARGLSICTTSLLSMVQAVTINPRMTLWRKLKPQTAGQVLPYLLLFWIFNSLISSNLLHYITAVSTVNTSGVHMYGGYCYMAPSRLIVRWFYICLMALRDAIFQSLMGWSSASMALHLYKHHKRVLYLHSSKCVNSSSPEIRATQSTLILMASFLFFYWADFIFSFYIGSIVTYDSILLMINLFLQVGYAVFSPFILICRHLHVAKD